One stretch of Gammaproteobacteria bacterium DNA includes these proteins:
- a CDS encoding zinc ribbon domain-containing protein — MPIYEYECSACGSRHEAIQKMSDDPLTDCPHCKQPELKKLISAAGFRLKGGGWYETDFKSGQKKNLVQGDKKSSSGGATEKKSSGN; from the coding sequence ATGCCGATTTACGAATACGAATGTAGCGCCTGTGGTTCCCGCCACGAGGCTATACAGAAAATGAGTGACGATCCCTTGACTGATTGTCCCCATTGCAAACAGCCAGAGTTGAAAAAACTCATCTCCGCGGCGGGGTTTCGTCTCAAAGGTGGTGGCTGGTACGAAACAGACTTTAAGAGCGGCCAGAAGAAAAATCTGGTGCAAGGTGATAAAAAGTCCAGTTCCGGTGGTGCCACAGAAAAAAAGAGCAGCGGCAATTAG
- the tolR gene encoding protein TolR: MAEIFDKTTGRRRPMSDINVVPYIDVMLVLLVIFMITAPLLTTGVQVDLPQATAEPVDTDTKEPLIVTVNKEGDYYLNVGENPDKPVNHETMVTLAAAVLQHQPGTPVMIRGDGRVEYSKVVVAMTLLQKAGAPSVGLITDAPKQTKKRSKRRKSS, translated from the coding sequence ATGGCAGAGATCTTTGACAAAACCACCGGCCGACGCCGGCCCATGTCTGACATCAATGTGGTGCCCTATATTGATGTGATGTTGGTACTGTTGGTGATTTTTATGATCACTGCACCTTTGTTAACCACCGGGGTGCAAGTGGATTTACCCCAGGCCACAGCAGAACCGGTGGATACGGACACCAAAGAACCATTGATTGTTACCGTCAATAAAGAAGGTGATTATTATTTGAACGTTGGTGAAAATCCGGACAAACCGGTGAATCACGAAACCATGGTGACATTGGCTGCTGCGGTGTTGCAACACCAACCGGGTACGCCGGTTATGATTCGTGGCGACGGTCGTGTAGAATACTCCAAAGTTGTGGTCGCCATGACTTTATTGCAAAAGGCAGGAGCGCCCAGCGTGGGTTTGATAACAGACGCGCCAAAACAAACAAAAAAGAGAAGTAAACGACGCAAATCGAGTTAA
- the ruvC gene encoding crossover junction endodeoxyribonuclease RuvC — MTSSPVRILGIDPGSRVTGYGIVDSQNNRVSYVASGCIRVQGDDLAQRLCTIFHEVQNLVVDYHPHELAVERVFMHRNADSALKLGQARGAAICAAASRDIPVLEYTATQIKQSVVGRGNAAKQQVQHMVRVLLNLSAEPQADAADALAAALCHANTRKTLSHMEGIAGMSRGRFRHL; from the coding sequence GTGACGTCCTCTCCGGTTCGGATTTTGGGTATCGATCCCGGCTCTCGGGTCACCGGCTACGGCATTGTGGATAGTCAGAACAATCGTGTGAGTTATGTGGCCAGTGGCTGCATTCGGGTTCAGGGGGATGATTTGGCCCAGCGTTTATGCACTATTTTCCATGAGGTCCAAAATTTAGTGGTGGATTATCATCCGCACGAATTGGCAGTAGAGCGGGTGTTCATGCACCGCAACGCCGACAGTGCGTTGAAACTGGGGCAGGCCCGAGGGGCGGCTATTTGCGCTGCGGCCAGTCGCGATATCCCGGTTCTGGAATACACCGCAACCCAGATCAAGCAATCTGTGGTGGGGCGAGGCAATGCCGCGAAGCAACAAGTACAGCATATGGTGCGGGTTTTACTCAATTTATCTGCCGAGCCCCAGGCCGATGCAGCGGATGCTTTGGCTGCAGCCTTGTGCCATGCCAACACCCGCAAAACCTTGAGTCATATGGAAGGAATCGCAGGCATGAGTCGGGGGCGGTTTCGGCACTTATGA
- a CDS encoding YkgJ family cysteine cluster protein, whose translation MPKNKNIPVKIAITPEKITPENKCSFCSESKCCNYITQQIDTPRSMRDFDHLLWQTAHLNVQIYKDDDGWFLLVNTPCRHLQSDGGCGVYLTRPIVCREHDNDYCEYDAPAEDGFELFFDGYDALETYCRKRFKSWDKRYDKEPEPA comes from the coding sequence ATGCCTAAAAACAAAAACATACCGGTGAAAATTGCAATAACACCGGAAAAAATTACCCCGGAAAATAAATGTAGCTTTTGCAGCGAGTCCAAGTGCTGTAACTACATCACCCAGCAAATCGATACCCCCCGCTCCATGCGCGACTTTGATCATTTATTGTGGCAAACGGCCCATCTCAATGTGCAGATCTATAAAGATGATGATGGCTGGTTTTTATTGGTGAATACCCCCTGTCGCCACTTACAGTCTGACGGTGGATGTGGCGTATACCTGACTCGCCCAATTGTTTGCCGTGAACATGACAATGACTACTGTGAGTATGATGCCCCGGCCGAGGATGGCTTTGAACTGTTTTTCGATGGATACGATGCACTGGAAACTTACTGCCGTAAGCGCTTTAAGTCCTGGGATAAACGTTACGACAAAGAACCTGAACCTGCCTGA
- a CDS encoding RsmB/NOP family class I SAM-dependent RNA methyltransferase has protein sequence MSPNSSIPSVDATRHPLPEAFVARLQHIVPENRFEPILQSFSYTRPLQLRINTLRAQRDTVLAALNAANVPSQTLAWQTDALLVATEFREAVLRSELYQEGLIYSQSLSSQLAPLILNPQPGEEVLDLCAAPGGKTLHMACLMKDQGRIGAVEKVKTRYYKLKTNIQHQGAQCIQTYLTDGTQTWRKTPERFHRALLDAPCSSESRFNVHNPASFSHWHIKKIKEATRKQKALIYSAIQCLKPGGTLLYSTCSFAPEENEAIVHHALKKFGDAVTVQPIELPQGFPLENVQAGLPAWQGKSFNPQVRESVRVLPDGVMHGFYLCLLRKQ, from the coding sequence TTGTCGCCAAATAGCTCTATCCCGTCAGTCGACGCAACTCGGCACCCACTTCCGGAAGCCTTTGTAGCCCGGTTGCAGCATATTGTTCCCGAAAATCGTTTCGAACCCATACTGCAAAGTTTCTCCTACACTCGCCCGCTGCAACTGCGCATCAATACCCTGCGAGCCCAACGCGACACGGTTTTGGCGGCATTAAACGCCGCTAATGTTCCCTCACAAACCCTGGCCTGGCAAACAGACGCCCTGCTGGTAGCAACTGAATTCCGGGAAGCGGTATTACGCAGCGAGTTGTACCAAGAAGGCCTGATTTACAGCCAAAGCCTATCCAGCCAGCTGGCGCCGTTAATCTTAAACCCACAACCGGGAGAAGAAGTGCTGGACCTGTGCGCCGCACCTGGCGGTAAAACCCTGCATATGGCTTGTTTGATGAAAGACCAAGGTCGAATTGGTGCCGTAGAAAAAGTCAAAACCCGGTATTACAAACTCAAAACCAATATCCAACACCAGGGCGCACAGTGCATACAAACCTACCTGACAGACGGCACCCAAACCTGGCGCAAAACCCCGGAACGGTTCCATCGAGCATTGCTGGACGCCCCCTGCTCCTCAGAATCCCGTTTTAATGTCCATAACCCGGCTTCTTTTTCTCACTGGCATATTAAAAAAATCAAAGAAGCCACTCGCAAACAAAAAGCCCTGATCTACTCCGCCATCCAATGCCTCAAACCCGGCGGCACCCTGCTGTACTCCACCTGCTCCTTCGCCCCCGAAGAAAACGAAGCCATCGTGCATCACGCCTTGAAAAAGTTCGGCGACGCGGTCACCGTACAGCCCATAGAATTACCACAGGGGTTTCCCCTTGAAAATGTTCAAGCGGGTTTGCCTGCTTGGCAGGGCAAGTCGTTTAACCCACAGGTGCGAGAGTCGGTACGGGTTTTACCGGATGGGGTGATGCATGGGTTTTATTTGTGTTTGTTGAGGAAGCAGTGA
- a CDS encoding YebC/PmpR family DNA-binding transcriptional regulator — protein MAGHSKWHNIQHRKGAQDAKRGKLFTKLIREITVAARTGGGDASSNPRLRAAIDKALSANMTRDTVDRAIKRGSGQLDADSYEEILYEGYGVNGVAVLVECLTDNRNRTVAEVRHAFNKYGGNLGTSGSVAYLFSKVGLLSYACGDEDAIMEAALEVGAEDVVVNDDGSIDVLTSAEDFMVVKDAMVAANWPPQQADIIMQASIQVDLGLEDAQKFVKMVDLLEDLDDVQKVHTNADVSDAVMAQL, from the coding sequence ATGGCCGGACACAGTAAATGGCACAATATTCAGCATCGCAAGGGCGCCCAGGACGCCAAACGCGGCAAATTATTTACTAAACTCATACGGGAAATTACCGTTGCAGCACGTACCGGTGGTGGCGATGCGAGTTCCAATCCGCGCTTGCGTGCGGCCATTGATAAAGCTTTGTCCGCTAATATGACCCGTGATACGGTGGATCGGGCAATAAAACGCGGTTCGGGCCAATTGGACGCGGATAGTTATGAAGAAATCCTATATGAGGGTTATGGGGTCAATGGGGTGGCTGTGTTGGTGGAGTGTTTGACGGATAATCGCAACCGCACGGTGGCGGAAGTGCGCCATGCATTCAATAAATACGGCGGTAATTTAGGAACCAGCGGTTCCGTAGCTTATTTGTTCTCCAAAGTGGGTTTGTTAAGTTATGCTTGTGGTGATGAAGATGCCATCATGGAGGCCGCATTGGAAGTCGGGGCGGAAGATGTGGTGGTCAATGATGACGGTTCTATTGACGTGCTGACAAGTGCCGAGGATTTTATGGTTGTGAAAGACGCGATGGTGGCGGCAAATTGGCCTCCACAACAGGCGGATATTATCATGCAGGCGTCCATCCAAGTGGATCTGGGTTTGGAGGATGCTCAAAAATTCGTCAAAATGGTGGATTTATTGGAAGATCTGGATGATGTACAAAAAGTGCACACAAATGCGGATGTTTCAGACGCAGTCATGGCGCAATTGTGA
- the tolQ gene encoding protein TolQ, with translation MNADLSLISLVTNASVLVQGVMALLMLVSIMSWTMIFQKARVLKKASKAADVFEEKFWSGGDLNTLYSQVTSGRFPQSGMANIYEAGFKEFARLRKQESADPMAVLEGAQRAMRVSLSRELDKLETHLPFLATVGSTSPYVGLFGTVWGIMNSFRALGNVKQATLAMVAPGIAEALIATAMGLFAAIPAVVSYNRYSADLDRIVGRYQTFMEEFASILQRQAHK, from the coding sequence GTGAATGCCGATTTGTCGTTAATCAGTCTGGTTACCAATGCCAGTGTTTTGGTGCAAGGTGTGATGGCTTTGTTGATGCTGGTGTCCATCATGTCCTGGACTATGATATTTCAAAAAGCCCGGGTGTTGAAAAAGGCCAGTAAGGCTGCAGATGTGTTCGAAGAGAAATTTTGGTCAGGTGGTGATTTGAATACCTTATATTCACAGGTCACATCGGGGCGTTTCCCCCAATCCGGTATGGCCAATATCTATGAAGCCGGGTTCAAAGAGTTTGCGCGATTACGCAAACAGGAATCCGCCGATCCCATGGCCGTACTGGAAGGTGCTCAACGCGCTATGCGGGTTTCATTGTCGCGGGAACTGGACAAACTGGAAACCCATTTGCCGTTTCTTGCCACCGTGGGTTCCACCAGTCCCTATGTGGGCTTGTTTGGCACCGTATGGGGCATTATGAATTCGTTCCGGGCTTTGGGTAATGTAAAGCAGGCCACTCTGGCCATGGTGGCGCCCGGTATCGCCGAGGCCTTGATTGCCACTGCCATGGGTTTGTTTGCCGCTATACCGGCGGTTGTTAGTTACAACCGTTATTCGGCGGATTTGGATCGCATCGTCGGACGTTATCAAACCTTTATGGAAGAGTTTGCCAGCATACTACAACGACAGGCCCACAAATAA
- the ruvB gene encoding Holliday junction branch migration DNA helicase RuvB, with the protein MIEPDRLISAQSLGSEQETQQDRAIRPKVLADYIGQPAVREQMSIFISAARLRQEPLDHTLIFGPPGLGKTTLAHIVASEMGVNCRQTSGPVLEKPGDLAALLTNLEPNDVLFVDEIHRLSPVVEEVLYPAMEDYQLDIMIGEGPAARSVKLDLPPFTLVGATTRAGLLTSPLRDRFGIVQRLEFYSMEDLSHIVKRSARILQVEMDERGAHEIARRSRGTPRISNRLLRRVRDYAEIKADGRISATVACAALDMLDVDGNGFDMLDRKLLLAIIEKFQGGPVGVDNIAAAIGEERGTIEDVLEPYLIQQGFLMRTPRGRVATLHAYAHFGLPAPAPIQTGENPSTDDLFAN; encoded by the coding sequence ATGATAGAACCGGATCGCTTAATAAGTGCGCAATCGCTGGGCAGTGAGCAGGAAACCCAACAGGACCGAGCTATCCGGCCCAAGGTGTTGGCGGATTACATTGGCCAGCCCGCAGTGCGCGAGCAAATGTCTATTTTTATTTCCGCCGCCCGCCTGCGTCAGGAACCATTGGATCACACCCTCATATTTGGACCGCCCGGCCTGGGAAAAACCACATTGGCTCATATTGTTGCCTCGGAAATGGGGGTAAACTGTCGTCAAACTTCCGGGCCGGTGTTGGAAAAGCCAGGTGATCTGGCAGCTTTACTCACGAATTTAGAACCCAATGACGTTCTGTTTGTGGATGAAATCCACCGTCTCAGCCCCGTGGTGGAAGAAGTGTTGTATCCGGCCATGGAAGATTATCAGTTGGATATTATGATCGGCGAAGGTCCGGCTGCCCGTTCGGTAAAATTGGATTTGCCGCCTTTTACTCTGGTGGGAGCGACAACCCGAGCCGGTTTGTTGACCTCGCCGTTACGGGATCGCTTTGGTATTGTGCAAAGATTGGAGTTTTACTCCATGGAAGATCTGAGCCATATCGTGAAGCGTTCTGCCCGTATTTTACAAGTGGAAATGGATGAACGGGGAGCCCATGAGATTGCGCGTCGCTCCCGTGGCACGCCACGTATCTCCAACCGCTTGCTGCGACGCGTGCGTGATTATGCGGAAATCAAGGCCGATGGCCGTATCAGCGCTACGGTTGCCTGTGCGGCCTTGGATATGCTGGATGTGGACGGCAACGGTTTTGATATGCTGGATCGCAAACTGTTATTGGCGATCATAGAAAAGTTTCAGGGTGGTCCGGTAGGAGTGGACAATATTGCTGCGGCTATTGGGGAGGAGCGGGGCACCATTGAGGATGTGTTGGAGCCCTATTTGATCCAGCAGGGGTTTTTAATGCGCACCCCCAGGGGCCGCGTGGCTACTTTACATGCCTATGCCCATTTTGGTCTACCGGCTCCGGCGCCTATACAAACCGGTGAGAATCCCAGTACCGATGATTTGTTTGCCAACTGA
- a CDS encoding antibiotic biosynthesis monooxygenase, with product MYVVTNRVPVAKDWQDQFEQRFLQRAGQVDKQPGFVRMEVLKPADEDSPFMVMTLWESEQAFLNWVESEDFKLAHKNPLPTEAYVGQGRMERHTVVVSASK from the coding sequence ATGTACGTCGTGACCAATCGTGTGCCGGTTGCCAAAGACTGGCAGGATCAATTTGAACAACGTTTTCTTCAACGAGCCGGACAAGTGGACAAGCAGCCTGGCTTTGTCCGCATGGAAGTACTGAAACCCGCCGATGAAGACAGTCCCTTTATGGTCATGACCCTTTGGGAGAGCGAACAGGCTTTTTTGAATTGGGTGGAAAGTGAGGATTTTAAACTGGCACATAAAAACCCCTTGCCCACCGAAGCGTATGTCGGTCAAGGTCGTATGGAGCGGCACACTGTTGTGGTGTCGGCAAGCAAATGA
- a CDS encoding putative lipase — protein MCDSKPGDTSRTAKSTVVLVHGLWVNGWDMLLLQWRLHRAGYITHRFSYPTVRKNLSENAATLNQFLQSLNTDPIHLVAHSLGGLVLRQTLHDYPQLPIGRVVTLASPHRTSLSAYGVSRVPWLGKLLLGKSIDQGVFAKDGTPWGPCHEWGSVAGTRSVGLGRLFAKLPLPNDGTVTVEETQMEGLQDHIVLPVNHMGMSFNKEVAKQVMCFLETGHFEH, from the coding sequence ATGTGCGATTCAAAACCCGGCGATACAAGTAGAACCGCAAAATCCACGGTCGTGCTGGTGCACGGCTTGTGGGTTAATGGTTGGGACATGTTACTGCTGCAATGGCGCTTACATCGCGCCGGTTATATTACCCATCGATTTTCCTATCCCACGGTTCGTAAAAACCTCAGTGAAAACGCCGCCACGCTGAATCAGTTTCTCCAATCTCTCAATACAGATCCCATCCACTTGGTGGCTCACAGCCTGGGTGGTTTGGTTTTACGTCAGACTTTGCACGATTATCCGCAGCTTCCCATCGGTAGGGTGGTGACCCTGGCCTCACCGCATCGCACCAGTCTTTCCGCCTATGGGGTCAGTCGCGTGCCCTGGTTGGGTAAATTACTTCTGGGTAAAAGCATTGATCAAGGCGTGTTTGCCAAGGACGGTACTCCCTGGGGCCCTTGCCATGAATGGGGCAGCGTAGCCGGTACCCGTTCGGTGGGGCTGGGGCGCTTGTTCGCCAAATTGCCTTTACCCAATGACGGAACAGTCACCGTGGAAGAAACCCAAATGGAAGGCTTGCAGGATCATATTGTCTTGCCGGTGAATCACATGGGCATGTCGTTCAACAAGGAAGTGGCAAAGCAGGTGATGTGTTTTCTGGAAACGGGGCATTTCGAGCACTAG
- the aspS gene encoding aspartate--tRNA ligase, producing MRSHYCGHINESHIDEEVTLYGWAHRRRDHGGVIFVDLRDREGIVQVVYDPDTQETFTTAERVRNEFVLRVQGKVRARPEGTENPDMPTGKIEILGKQLDIVSVAETPPFMLDIEDDEVSEELRLRYRYIDLRRPHMYQRIKMRSHISRIIRDFLDQEGFLDIETPMLTKATPEGARDYLVPSRTHRGDFFALPQSPQLFKQLLMMSGMDRYYQIVRCFRDEDLRADRQPEFTQLDMETSFMDEEELMGLVEDMVRDVFCKALEIPLHNPFPRMSYAEAISRFGSDKPDLRITLELVDVGDLMQGVEFKVFAGPAQDPNGRVAALRVPDGGKLTRKEIDDYTKYVGIYGAKGLAYIKVNELAKGRDGLQSPILKFLPDEAIEQIMQRTGATDGDLVFFGADKTKVVNESLGALRVKLGEDMGLVERGWKPLWVVDFPMFEWDEKDQRWTALHHPFTAPKAEHLERLESDPGACLSRAYDLVLNGSEIGGGSQRIFNHDVQAKVFKLLGISDEEAQEKFGFLLDALKYGCPPHGGIAFGMDRLVMLMTGASSIREVMAFPKTQTASCLLTSAPAPVSEKQLRELSIRLRKPATE from the coding sequence ATGCGTAGCCACTACTGTGGTCATATTAATGAGTCACACATCGATGAAGAAGTCACCTTATACGGTTGGGCACACCGACGCCGGGACCATGGTGGGGTGATATTTGTCGACTTACGCGACCGTGAAGGCATCGTCCAAGTGGTTTATGACCCGGATACCCAAGAAACCTTCACCACCGCAGAGCGGGTACGTAACGAATTTGTTTTGCGGGTTCAGGGGAAGGTAAGGGCTCGACCTGAGGGTACGGAAAATCCGGATATGCCCACGGGCAAAATCGAAATTTTGGGCAAGCAATTGGACATTGTCAGTGTGGCGGAAACACCTCCGTTTATGCTGGATATCGAAGATGATGAGGTGTCTGAGGAATTACGCCTGCGCTATCGTTATATTGATCTGCGTCGTCCCCATATGTATCAACGCATCAAAATGCGCTCTCATATCAGCCGCATTATTCGCGATTTTCTCGATCAGGAAGGTTTTTTGGATATCGAGACACCCATGCTGACCAAAGCGACTCCGGAAGGAGCAAGGGACTATCTGGTGCCCAGCCGTACCCACCGAGGTGATTTTTTTGCCCTGCCGCAGTCACCACAGCTGTTCAAACAGTTGCTCATGATGTCCGGTATGGACCGGTATTATCAAATCGTACGCTGCTTTCGTGACGAAGACCTGCGTGCCGATCGACAACCGGAATTCACCCAGTTGGATATGGAAACCTCTTTTATGGATGAAGAGGAACTCATGGGCTTGGTGGAAGATATGGTAAGGGACGTATTCTGCAAAGCCTTGGAAATACCTCTGCACAACCCATTTCCCCGTATGAGCTATGCCGAAGCCATAAGTCGTTTCGGTTCCGATAAACCGGATCTGCGCATTACTCTGGAATTGGTGGATGTGGGGGATTTGATGCAGGGTGTGGAATTCAAAGTGTTCGCCGGACCGGCACAAGATCCCAACGGCCGTGTGGCCGCCTTGCGCGTACCGGACGGGGGCAAGCTGACCCGCAAGGAAATCGACGATTACACCAAGTATGTGGGTATTTACGGTGCTAAAGGCTTGGCTTATATTAAAGTTAACGAACTGGCCAAAGGGCGCGACGGTTTACAATCGCCTATTCTTAAGTTCCTTCCGGATGAGGCCATTGAGCAAATCATGCAGCGCACGGGCGCAACCGATGGTGATTTGGTATTTTTCGGAGCCGATAAGACCAAAGTGGTGAACGAATCCCTGGGCGCACTGCGCGTTAAACTGGGGGAAGACATGGGCCTGGTGGAGCGAGGTTGGAAACCGCTGTGGGTAGTGGATTTTCCCATGTTCGAATGGGACGAAAAAGACCAACGTTGGACAGCTTTACACCACCCCTTTACTGCACCCAAAGCGGAACACCTGGAACGGTTGGAATCCGATCCCGGCGCTTGTTTGTCACGTGCCTATGATTTAGTGTTAAACGGTTCTGAAATCGGCGGTGGCTCACAACGTATTTTTAATCATGATGTTCAAGCCAAAGTATTTAAGTTATTGGGAATCAGTGATGAAGAAGCGCAGGAGAAATTCGGCTTTTTGTTAGATGCCCTCAAATACGGTTGTCCTCCCCACGGCGGTATTGCATTCGGTATGGATCGTTTGGTCATGCTCATGACGGGTGCCTCATCTATACGCGAAGTGATGGCATTTCCCAAGACTCAGACCGCCAGTTGCTTGCTCACATCGGCACCGGCACCGGTGTCAGAAAAACAATTGCGTGAGTTGAGCATTCGTCTGCGCAAGCCGGCCACAGAGTAA
- the ybgC gene encoding tol-pal system-associated acyl-CoA thioesterase, which yields MKEFIWPVRVYYEDTDSGGVVYHSNYLKFLERARTEWLRSLGIEQDHLREQGCLFVVRKLNIEFLKAAGFNQLLEVTVILKKLGGASLAFEQTIRSADSQSLICTAEVNVVCVTETAGQFRACAIPAELSREMSV from the coding sequence GTGAAGGAATTTATCTGGCCGGTGCGGGTCTATTATGAAGACACGGACAGTGGCGGTGTGGTTTATCATTCCAATTATTTAAAGTTCCTGGAACGGGCACGTACCGAATGGCTACGTTCTCTTGGCATAGAACAGGATCACTTGCGTGAGCAGGGTTGCTTGTTTGTAGTGCGTAAGCTAAACATTGAGTTTCTAAAAGCGGCTGGTTTTAATCAGCTGTTGGAAGTGACGGTGATATTGAAGAAGCTGGGTGGAGCAAGCCTGGCGTTTGAGCAAACTATAAGATCTGCGGATTCACAGAGTTTGATTTGTACGGCTGAAGTCAATGTTGTTTGTGTGACGGAAACAGCCGGGCAGTTTCGAGCCTGTGCCATTCCTGCAGAACTAAGCAGGGAGATGTCTGTGTGA
- the yrfG gene encoding GMP/IMP nucleotidase produces the protein MIQWDNINTVLLDMDGTLLDLHFDNHFWQEHVPLRYSEKHSMDVDSAKEEIYPRFKAAEGTMDWYCLDYWSKQLDLNVAQLKLEVDHLIAIHPHVVEFLDAVRNSGRSLILVTNAHIDSLSLKMEKTSLQGHFDQLICAHDYGMPKEDPQFWNALKQQVNYDPKTTLLVDDSLPVLKSARRYGIQYLLAVLQPDSKSPEKDVEDFTAIRSFADIMPA, from the coding sequence ATGATTCAGTGGGATAACATTAACACGGTACTGCTGGACATGGACGGTACTTTGCTGGATTTGCATTTTGACAATCATTTCTGGCAGGAACATGTTCCCTTACGTTACAGCGAGAAACACAGCATGGATGTGGACAGTGCCAAAGAGGAGATCTACCCTCGTTTTAAAGCGGCTGAAGGTACCATGGACTGGTATTGCCTGGACTACTGGTCTAAACAGTTGGATTTGAATGTGGCGCAACTCAAGTTGGAAGTGGATCATTTGATTGCCATTCACCCCCATGTGGTGGAATTTCTGGATGCAGTGAGAAACAGCGGTCGCAGTTTGATCCTGGTAACCAATGCCCATATTGACAGTTTGTCTTTAAAAATGGAAAAGACGAGTCTACAGGGACATTTCGATCAGCTGATTTGCGCTCATGATTACGGTATGCCGAAAGAAGACCCGCAATTCTGGAATGCCTTGAAACAGCAGGTGAATTACGATCCGAAAACCACTCTATTGGTGGACGATAGTTTGCCGGTGTTGAAGTCGGCTCGTCGCTACGGCATTCAGTATCTACTGGCCGTACTGCAGCCGGACTCCAAAAGTCCTGAGAAAGATGTGGAAGATTTTACTGCGATTCGCAGTTTTGCCGACATCATGCCTGCTTGA
- the ruvA gene encoding Holliday junction branch migration protein RuvA, producing MIGRLRGKLLVKQAPDLILDVGGVGYEISAPMTTFYRLPEVGAEVTLHTHLLVREDAQLLYGFISETDKLLFRTLIKVSGVGAKLALALLSGLSAEEIAATVQRNDVARLTAVPGIGKKTAERLLIELRDRLDDWSTVKELPQSGQEAAISPSHALKDAISALIALGYKPPEASRLVSGVDTQGQSSEDIIRLALKSVTV from the coding sequence ATGATAGGTCGATTACGAGGAAAGTTGCTGGTTAAGCAGGCGCCGGACTTGATTCTGGACGTGGGCGGTGTGGGATACGAGATTTCAGCGCCCATGACGACTTTTTACCGATTGCCGGAAGTGGGAGCCGAAGTCACATTGCACACACATTTATTGGTGCGCGAAGATGCGCAGCTGTTGTACGGTTTTATTTCCGAGACTGACAAATTATTGTTTCGTACTTTGATTAAGGTATCCGGTGTGGGTGCCAAGCTTGCCTTGGCTTTGTTGTCCGGTTTGTCGGCGGAGGAGATTGCGGCGACCGTGCAACGCAATGACGTTGCCCGTCTAACCGCAGTTCCCGGTATTGGTAAGAAAACCGCAGAACGCTTGCTGATTGAGCTGCGCGACCGCCTGGACGACTGGAGTACGGTCAAGGAGTTACCGCAGTCGGGTCAGGAAGCGGCGATTTCTCCTTCACATGCCTTGAAAGATGCCATTAGTGCATTAATTGCGTTAGGATACAAACCGCCGGAGGCCAGCCGTCTGGTGAGTGGCGTGGATACCCAAGGGCAGAGTAGTGAGGACATTATTCGTTTGGCCTTAAAATCCGTGACTGTTTAA